In one window of Arachis ipaensis cultivar K30076 chromosome B06, Araip1.1, whole genome shotgun sequence DNA:
- the LOC107646666 gene encoding uncharacterized protein LOC107646666 gives MSQYPNLDDPVVISIHMGELTVRKVLLDLGSSTDILFYSTFKKMQLKDKALQPSPGEFVGFSRERVPVSGYVWLRTTVGESPNLKTLDIQFFVVDCAGPYNVILGRPYLNSFGDIISIIHLCVKFPVQDNIVVMVHADQKEARQCYNVGLKVTPKETIIRVHSVYNSESIPTLAELDPRNSNSRPAPTDDLEKVQLRKADQITNIGSVFSVGTKQNLIETLKSNSDLLAWTPADMPRIDPNFICHKLAVNPNARPVRQKKRNLGIERKNAAIVETHKLLDAGFIRELSFSSWLANVVMVKKSSGKWRISVDFTDLNKAYLKDSYPLSNIDRLVDDTSGYQLLSFMDVYSGYNQIQMHLDDEDKTTFVTDQGNFCYKAMPFGLKNAGATYQRLMDKVFKDHIGRNIKIYVKDKVVKSSSEQQHEVDLNKSFSNYKGTI, from the coding sequence ATGTCGCAATACCCGAACTTGGACGATCCGGTGGTAATCTCGATACACATGGGAGAACTAACAGTCAGAAAGGTTCTACTCGACCTTGGGAGTAGTACCGACATCCTGTTTTACTCCACATTTAAGAAGATGCAACTCAAGGACAAAGCACTACAACCATCACCTGGAGAATTCGTAGGGTTCTCCAGAGAAAGAGTTCCTGTATCAGGTTATGTATGGCTGAGAACAACGGTAGGAGAGTCTCCAAACTTAAAAACCCTAGATATCCAATTTTTTGTAGTTGATTGTGCAGGCCCTTATAATGTTATTTTGGGGCGTCCTTACCTGAACTCCTTTGGAGACATTATCTCTATAATTCACCTTTGTGTTAAGTTCCCTGTGCAGGATAACATAGTAGTGATGGTGCATGCCGACCAAAAAGAGGCTAGGCAATGCTACAATGTAGGCTTGAAAGTCACTCCAAAAGAGACTATCATAAGAGTACATTCTGTCTATAACTCAGAAAGCATTCCGACCTTGGCCGAACTAGATCCGAGGAATAGCAACAGTCGTCCCGCCCCAACGGACGACCTAGAAAAGGTACAACTCAGAAAAGCAGACCAGATTACTAACATCGGTTCTGTTTTCTCTGTAGGAACAAAACAAAATCTGATTGAAACACTAAAGTCCAACTCCGACCTATTAGCATGGACACCTGCTGACATGCCAAGGATCGATCCAAACTTTATATGTCATAAGTTAGCAGTCAATCCTAACGCCCGACCTGTAAGACAAAAGAAACGAAATCTGGGTATAGAAAGAAAAAATGCAGCAATAGTAGAAACACATAAATTACTTGATGCAGGTTTCATCCGAGAACTTAGTTTCTCATCATGGCTGGCAAATGTGGTAATGGTTAAGAAGAGCTCGGGAAAATGGCGCATTAGCGTGGACTTTACAGATCTAAACAAAGCTTACCTGAAGGACTCTTATCCACTGTCGAACATCGACAGACTGGTGGACGACACCTCAGGGTATCAATTGCTAAGTTTCATGGATGTCTACTCTGGCTACAATCAAATACAAATGCACCTTGATGATGAAGACAAAACAACGTTTGTGACTGACCAAGGTAATTTTTGTTATAAGGCCATGCCTTTTGGACTGAAAAATGCAGGAGCAACCTATCAAAGATTAATGGACAAGGTCTTCAAAGATCATATTGGCCGAAACATTAAGATATATGTCAAGGACAAGGTGGTCAAATCAAGCTCGGAACAACAACATGAAGTTGATCTTAATAAATCTTTCAGCAACTACAAAGGAACAATATGA